The genomic interval ACCGCTTCGTCGTCGAGCAGGGGCTGCAGCCGGCCGAGGCCGAACAGCAGCGCCGACACCGCGGCGGCGATCTCGGCGTCCTCCTCCGACGCCGCGACCGGTGCTGCACCGTCGTTCAGCTCGTCGAGGCGGTGCTCCCGCAAGGCCTGCAGGGTCAGCGCGTGCCCCAGCGCCTTGCTGTCGTCGCTCGACAGCGGCCGGCCACTCTCCGCGCGGGTGCGCCGCTCGGTGCGCAGGCCCTCGGCGACGCTGGCGCGCAGGCTCTTGACCAGAGCGTGGTCCACCGCGACCTCCTTGGTCACCGGATCAGCCGGCGACGGTGAGCTGGGCGGCAAGCAGGACATCGAGTTCGTGGGCGACGCGTCGAGCAGAGGCCACCAGCGGCGTCCGGTCCAGGTGCCTGGTCCACTCGCCGGCCAGACCGGCGGCGGCCGATGGGTCAAGAGCGAGTGGCCCCACAACTGGGGGTGGCGTCGGGCCGCAGAGCTGCCGGACGACGTCGGTGACCTCGTCGCGGACCCGCCGGCGGTCTTCGCCGATGGGCAGGACCACGACCTTCTCGGAGAGGCCGCGTTGGTCGAGGTCGGCGAGGATGGGCCGGAGGTGCGCTATCCCGGCTGGCGTCGCGCGCGCGAGAAGCACCAGCAGCCGCGCGCCGGCTTCGAGCCGCAGCGCAACCGTGGGTGGGGTGAGCCGGCCGCAGTCGGCGAGGACGTCGCAGTCCTCTGCCGCGGCCAGATGCACCCCCAACGCGGGCCAGAGCGGCTCGAGCGCGGCGGCGTGTCGCGGCGAGGGCGCACCGACGAGGACGTCGAGCCCACCGGCGGCGGTCTGCACGTGATCGTTCAGCGCGAGCTCGGCGTGGTGCGAGCCGACGGCCGCGGCGAGGGAGAGGATGCCGTGGTCCTGTGCCAGCGGTCGCCCCTCCTGGTTGACCAGCCGCAGGACGAGGTCGGCTCCGGCCGGATCGCACTCGGCGACCACGCCGCGGCGCGGCCAGACGGCGGCGAGGGCGACCACGGCGGTGGTCACGCCGGGCGCACCCTTGCCGGCCCCGAGCAGGATCAGGCTCATGCGCCGGGTCCGATGACGACCAGGGAGACGGTGCCTGCTGCCGCGGCCCGGGTCACGTCAGCGGCCGCCGACCGTTCGAGGACCAGCGAGACCAGCCGGCCGCCCGTGGTCGGGTCGCTCGTCTCACTCAGCACGCGAGCTCGTGGGACGAGGATCTGGTCGCCGGCCTGATCGCGGGCGGCGGTGCCCGGCGATCCGGTCGGGGCCGCGAGGCGGACCACCATCACGAAGGAGCCGGCTCGCAGCTCCGCGTCGGGCAGCAGGCCCGGCTTCAACGAGAGTCCGACGACGGCTTGGCCAGGTCCCGGGACGGGGTCCGGCGTGACCATGGCATCGGAGAGCAGCGTCCCGGGCAGCAGGTCGACCGCCGCCGTGAGACCGACCACCTCATCCCGCGAGCTGGCGTCGAGGGCGGTCAGGCCGCTGCCGGAGATGGTCGCGGTGCCGAGGTCGGCGGCCGTCAGCACCTGACCGGCCGGGACCGGGCGGGTCACCGTGAGCACGGAGAGGGAGTCCTCGCTGGCCAGGACCAGGCTCGCGCTGACAGCGGCGCAGCCGACGACGAGCATGACGGCCACCGCGGCCAGGAGCGGCCGGCGTCGTCGTACCGGCATCGGAAGTCGCTCGGTGGCGCGGGGTAGGCCCGGCGGCCCGCTATGCCGTCCGTGGGAGGGCGAGCCTGTCGTGGCAGGCGGTGTCGTGGTGGTCACGATTTCCTCTCTCACCTTCTGCGCCGACGCCGTCATCCGGACCGGGTGACGAGGTTCTGGATCTCTTGCACCCGCAGGCCGAACGGCGTTGTCAGCTCCAGCGGCGGTAGAACGCCTTGCTCGACACCGCTTCTGGGCGCTGAGCCCACCCAGCTGATCCGCCAGGACGAGGTCGCCGAGCCGCGGTACGCCTGGTCGGGCTGGCCGGCGGAGGATCGGCGGTAGGTGTGGCTGCAATAGGTCGACTGTCGATCGGCAGGGACGTCCGGGTCGTACGTCCGGCCCTGCCCGGCGCAGGCGATCCGCGTTCCGTCCCCGGTGACCCACTCGACCCGGGTGGGTTTGGCGACGACGGTGACGGTCGTGCCGCGCAGACTGAGCGAGCTGCTGTGGACCTGCCAGCTCGTGTCGTCCAGCCACAGCCACGTGTCGAGGTTGACCAGGCCGGCGTCGGAGGGGTTGTGGCGCACGACGGGGAAGGGCAGCTGTACGACCTCACGGGCGGCCGCCGCCAGCTGCCCCGGCGTGGGTGGCGGCGGTCCCGGGGCGGGTTTGCATCTGGAGGATGAAGATCGGGTATTCCGCCTGTCCGGGGCAGGACACGGCGTACCAGCGGACTTCACCCGCTTCGATCTGCTCCTGGGTGGGTGCATCGGCGCGCGAGAAGTCGAAGTTCTCGGCGACCATGCCTGACGGGTCGTGCCGGTAGCTGCAGGGGTTGAGGCTGACGCCTTCGTTGGATGCGGTGGGGGCGCCGGGTGCGTTCCCCGGGCTGCCGGGCAGGTGGATCACCGTGGTGACCGTGCCGGTCGGGTCGTCCACGACGGGAGGGTCGGGCGGATCAGCTCCGGCCGGGCTGGCGAGGAGGACCACGGCGACCAGCGCGCACGAGCTGGCGCGCCGGCCGCCGCGGGTCAGCACGATCCGCCGCCGGCAATCGTCGTGATCTCACTGACCTTCCAGGCATCGCCTTCGCGAACGAGGGTGGCCGTCGTCTCCTGTCGCTCGCGTCCGACGGAGAGCTTCTTGCCGGACCTGTCCACGAGCCCCGTTGCGGAGTTGTCCAGGCAATCAAGGACCGTGGCCTTGTCGCCGGACACGTCCACGGACTTCACGTGAGGCACCGGGCTGCCGTAGAGCTTCGTGCCCGCTTGCTGGCGGACCGCGAGCTTGCCGCGCAAGCTCTCCAGGACGGCGCCGGTCGCGTACTCGGCGAGGCGGGGGTCGTCCGCGTTGGACGCGGCACCGGACTCGGCGACGACTCGCTGGAAGTCGAGGTACCGCTGGGTGACCAGGCGCTCGACCTCAGCGGACGTCGCCGGCGGGCTCGGGGCGGGGGACGAGGTGGATGCGTCGCCCGAGCGAGGAACCGTGGTCTGGATACCGCCGCTGTCGGAGCAGGCCGACAGCGACACTCCCAGGGCTGCGGCGGCGAACCAGAGTCTGGGCGAGTGGTATCGAGGACGGTGGTCGGTCGCCCGCTTCGCCATACCGTCTCCCGTATCCGGCGAGGTGAGCGGAAAGTAGCCGCTACCTCGCGCTTGCACAACGGGCTATCCACAGGCCCGGCCAGCTGGACGAGGCACAGGCTGGCCGGGGCGGTTGCCGGGGCAGTTGCCGCGGCGCGCGTGGTCGGCGGCAACTGGTCGGTACGGCCGTTGTCGTTCGTCAGCACCTGCGCGAGGCTGTCCTACATCCCGTCAGTCGACGCGCTGCGAGCCGCGGACGTCCTCGTCGACGGTGACAAGCCCTGGCAGGCCGAGCTTCGACTGCGGCAGTCGCTGCGGCGCGAGCGGTTGGGCATTCCGGCGGGACTGTTCGGCAACCGCCAGATCGGGTCCCGGTTGCCCGCCGTGATCGCCCGAACAACTTTTGGGCGCCTGGCGTGGCAGCGGCGGTAGAGCAGGCGCGGACGCAGCCGGGGCGGTTGCAGGCACCTGCTGACCGGCTACTCGCGGACGGTGGGGAAACCGCGAGGAACCGGCGTTACCGCCGCCTCCGCGACGCGCCGGAAGGCCACCTACGAGACGTCGGGGGACGGCCTAGCCTCGCGCCTATGGACCGGAAGGCGGACTTCGATGCCAGCATGCACTCGCCCGTCACGCTGAACAACGGCAGCACCATCACTGGCCCGTTCTTCCACGGCACGAAGGCCGTTCTGGGGCACGGGGAGCTCCTGACGCCCGGCTACGTCTCCAACTTCCAGCAGGGCCGCGTCTCGAACAACATCTACTTCACGACGCGCTTGGAGACAGCAGTGTGGGGCGCTGAACTCGCAGCGGCCCTTTACGGCACCGGTGAGCGCGGACGGGTCTACGTCGTCGAACCACTCCGGTCCCTTCGAGGATGACCCCAACGTCACCAACAAGCGGGCGGTAGGCAACCCCACTAAGTCCTACCGGTCTTGCCACCCCCTTCGGTTGGTCAGCGAGGTCCCGGACTGGGAAGGTCACTCTCCCGAGGTGCTGCAGAGGATGCTGGACTCCCTTGCGCTACTGCGTGAGCAGGGCCGGGACATCATCGAGGACTAGCAAGCCGTGCTCCGTGGGTGCCGTTCCCCGCACCTGAGCGGGGCGGC from Mycobacteriales bacterium carries:
- a CDS encoding SAF domain-containing protein; this encodes MPVRRRRPLLAAVAVMLVVGCAAVSASLVLASEDSLSVLTVTRPVPAGQVLTAADLGTATISGSGLTALDASSRDEVVGLTAAVDLLPGTLLSDAMVTPDPVPGPGQAVVGLSLKPGLLPDAELRAGSFVMVVRLAAPTGSPGTAARDQAGDQILVPRARVLSETSDPTTGGRLVSLVLERSAAADVTRAAAAGTVSLVVIGPGA